Proteins from a genomic interval of Nocardia sp. BMG51109:
- a CDS encoding aromatic ring-hydroxylating dioxygenase subunit alpha, which produces MAHFTKPAAGSWTENYPELGTAPVDYTDSIDPEFYEAERQAIFRKNWLNVGRINRLPKAGSYFTKELSCIGTSLIIVKDTKGVVRAFHNICRHRGNKLVWDDYPNEETSGVCRQFTCKYHAWRYSLEGDLTFVQQEKEFFDLDNDKFGLKPVRCEVWEGFIFINLDEHAKPLTEYLGGFAKGLEGYPFEQMTEVFSYRAEIGSNWKLFIDAFAEFYHAPILHMKQAVKDEADKLANVGYEALHYEIDAPHSMVSSWGGMAPPKDPSMVKPIERVLRSGLFGPWDRPDIEGLDPLPEGINPAKHRAWGVDEFEFFPNFSLLFWAPGWYLTYHYWPTAVDRHIFEASLYFVPARNARQRLAQELAAVTFKEYALQDANTLEATQTMVATREVTEFPLNDQEILLRHLHKTAQRIVEEYRNGRPQ; this is translated from the coding sequence TTGGCACACTTCACCAAACCAGCCGCGGGAAGCTGGACAGAGAACTATCCCGAGCTGGGCACCGCGCCCGTCGACTACACCGACTCGATCGACCCCGAGTTCTACGAGGCCGAGCGCCAGGCGATCTTCCGCAAGAACTGGCTCAACGTCGGCCGCATCAACCGACTACCCAAGGCCGGCAGCTACTTCACCAAGGAGCTGTCCTGCATCGGCACCTCGCTGATCATCGTCAAGGACACCAAGGGCGTGGTGCGGGCGTTCCACAACATCTGCCGGCACCGCGGCAACAAGCTGGTCTGGGACGACTACCCGAACGAGGAGACCTCGGGCGTCTGCCGCCAGTTCACCTGCAAGTACCACGCCTGGCGCTACAGCCTGGAGGGTGACCTGACCTTCGTCCAGCAGGAGAAGGAGTTCTTCGACCTGGACAACGACAAGTTCGGGCTCAAGCCCGTGCGGTGCGAGGTGTGGGAGGGGTTCATCTTCATCAACCTCGACGAGCACGCCAAGCCCCTCACCGAGTACCTGGGCGGCTTCGCCAAGGGCCTGGAGGGCTACCCGTTCGAGCAGATGACCGAGGTGTTCAGCTACCGCGCCGAGATCGGCAGCAACTGGAAGCTGTTCATCGACGCGTTCGCCGAGTTCTATCACGCGCCGATCCTGCACATGAAGCAGGCGGTCAAGGACGAGGCCGACAAGCTCGCCAACGTCGGCTACGAGGCGCTGCACTACGAGATCGACGCGCCGCACTCGATGGTCTCGTCCTGGGGCGGCATGGCTCCGCCGAAGGACCCCTCGATGGTCAAGCCGATCGAGCGAGTGCTGCGCAGCGGGCTGTTCGGCCCGTGGGACCGCCCCGACATCGAGGGCCTCGATCCGCTGCCCGAGGGCATCAACCCGGCCAAGCACCGGGCCTGGGGCGTCGACGAATTCGAGTTCTTCCCGAACTTCTCGCTGCTGTTCTGGGCGCCGGGCTGGTACCTCACCTACCACTACTGGCCGACCGCCGTGGACCGGCACATCTTCGAGGCGAGCCTCTACTTCGTGCCCGCCCGCAACGCCCGGCAGCGGCTCGCCCAGGAACTCGCCGCGGTCACCTTCAAGGAGTACGCACTGCAGGACGCGAACACCCTGGAGGCCACCCAGACCATGGTCGCCACCCGCGAGGTCACCGAGTTCCCGCTCAACGATCAGGAGATCCTGCTCCGCCACCTGCACAAGACCGCCCAGCGCATCGTCGAGGAGTACCGCAATGGCCGTCCACAGTAA